The DNA region aaaataaaaaattgactTCGCTGTCAATGCTTTTGCAGGGgagtgaatatatttaaaacagaatttattcCTATACGCAgcgctgaattttcagcatcgttactccagccttcagtgttgCATGATCCTTCATAGATCATTATAATATTCTAATCTGATGCTCAAGAAGTATTTTGTGTTAGCAGCAATGTTGTAAACGGATTCTTCAAATAGTGATTTTGTGAAAATGCTCCCTGTGACTCACCTGTCTGCAGGTGTAACGTATTTGGTTCCCATCGGGCTGAGTATCAGGCCATTGAATCTCTGGTTGAGTCGCAGGCAGCGCACAAAACCTTTCCTGGCCAGCTTCCGTCCTGTACACCGCTTGGGGTCACAGTGACCCAGATCCCACATGGCCAACGGACAGGGCAACTTCACGCCTCCTGCAGCCTCTGAATCGGCATCCTCACTGGCTGAAACACACGCAGCTTCATCACACACCAACTCATGCCTGTCAAGCCTCATTGCAAAACAATTAAGAGAGCAATTCACTTCATGACATAAAATTAAACTCATGAAAACATTACATGCATTCATCCACATGTGATCGTCACAGACCTTGTAGAGCCTCATGCATCTCCTCTGTGAAAGTCTCTAATGATTTCCCCTTCATCCTGTGTCGTGTGTCTTTGCCCTTGTGAACCTGTCGCTCGCATTTACCCTGTTTTTTACGTCCCATGTCTGAAactcacttttgtttttatgaacaaCTTTTTGGCTGTATTATACACGAGTTAACCACCTCACATCTTACAGAAAACCTTTAATGTATCTACTTTACACTAAACCATGGCACGAACTCTAGCGTTTATATCGTTTTAGGTCAAATCCTAAAGATTTATTCTGACACGCTGTTTCGTGAAGCCAAAACACGATGACGTAATAAAACATGGCCGCTATTAAAACCGAGCACAAAAGACGCCAATGTATCTAAATGATCAAAAAACGAATATTGTCTTGCTCCAGTTTAGGTCATTTAATAGGAATGTAAACTTTAAGCTCAAAATGATTAATCTGATCGACAAAGCAGACGCAAAAATGATcgaattaagtaaaaaaataaaaaaccggAAGATGACTTTTATTTAGACAGAACTACCCGGAAATGCAGCGTAATATTTTTTGGTTGACTGCTATCGCCGACTCTCCGATATTCACGAccgttttaatatattttttttgtctttgacacgttaactaaatgtattacaggtcaaataaatgttgttacgAATACGTCGCATatctgttaaataaatgtaagcagTTTTCTGCACAACCGATGCATTtcgcaaaaaaaaacacgtccGTAAAACGTAACATCTTCTTATCGGTAATGTTTTCAGGTCTGTCACATGAACGGACGGCGTAGACACAAGAAAGCGATGTAGTTTTTCCTCACACATTCCACTGTTTGAAGAATTATGGaaagtgtatatttaaaactgtGCCTGTATCTGACAGCGCTGGGTAAGTGTTAAAGATAACGACTTGTTTTATTGCACGATTAGATCAATACAGTTGCACTAAGTCGAAGTCTTAGTTCTCGACATCCTCTTTACATACAAGTTTTGCGTTGTTTTTAGAGGGTTTGGCTGATAATAATAACGTCTGCGTCGCTTCCGTGTTTCAGTGGCTGTCACATCAGGAGGGAAGATGAAGATAGTGGAGGAACCCAATACTTTTGGGTGAGGTGCCCAGCAAACACACTGAATATATTGAATACAACAGACTCTGAATCTTCATATTCTTCTCACTTTGATTTTTCAGGCTGAATAATCAGCTTGTGTCTCAGAATAATCGGCTGCAGGCGAAGATCAGCCCGTCTCCGGTGTCTGGACCTCCACATCTGCACAGACTGGCAGGGAAGTGCTTCAACTACATCGAAGCCACGTCAGTAATAAGTTTAAGAACTACCAAAAAGCATTTGCTCAAAATACGTACAAACCGTAAGCTCCATTACATACAAGAGAGACAcacggggctagttgtcacagaGGCTGTAACTATTAGGTTTTGAGTCCAGCATTTAAACGCATGTCTGTTTTCAAGAATGCATTGTccgttttaaatgtaaaattaaattcattacaaTATTTGTTGGACAAAGTTTTATGTTGTGACAACGTGCCCAAGCCAAAAgatcaaagcttttttttgtcctgcaGCTATTGTGGAAATGTTCACAATATTTACCGAAGTGTGACACGTAGCCCGTGTTCGAGCTATACAGATgcactgtgttttgtttttatgttgtcatgaaaaaatatgtatagAAGCTGGTTTATGCCGTtggattaacaaaaaaaaagttatttacatGTAGTAATTTTTTAGTCGTAAttgcaatttttcatttaaaaaaaaaaaaagattgcatttttttaaaaatcaaacgaCAGAAACTAGCTTCCATtaaagtagtaaaaaaataaaaaataaataataataataatatatatatatatatatatatatatatatatatatatatttatttatttattttttttttagatacaaaTACGTATTTTGTCCATTTCACAACATGACTCAGCATGAACAGAGCTTCAGATGGAACGCATACAGCGGTATACTGGGGTAATGACTTTTATCAACGTTTTCTAATATGCTTCCTTCGATTTAGCTGAGCCTAAAACTGCGTATGCGAAATCTCCCCTGTGCGTGTGTAGTATTTGGCAAGAATGGGAGATTCAGAATAACACATTTACTGGCATGTGGATGCGAGAGGGAGATTCATGTGGAAACAAGAACAGACAGACCAAGGTGTGTGTCACGTGAACCCGCTGCCTTTGTGTTAACTGTAACGTGAGTTTATGGATGGCTTTGAATGTTATCTTCAGCCAGTAAAGAGATGTTCTGTCTATATTCCAGGTTCTCCTGGTCTGTGGGAATAGCAGTAAACTAGCGAGTGTTTCAGAGCCTCAGACGTGTGTTTATTCAGTGATATTTGAAACGCCGCTGGTTTGCCATTCACACTCCCTCTTGGGTGAGTTAATGATCTGTTAAAGAATAAACCAACCCACTAGTTAGTTCAGCGCCTATCTGCGAAAACCCGTGCCTGACTGTTCGCTCTCGTTTCAGTGTATCCGGTTTTGAGTGAGACGTTGCAGAAGGAGTGGGACGAAATCGCTCAAGCCCGATATGAAGATCTCATCACAGAACAGGTGACACACGAACGCACAATGTTACAGTCTCCATGCATCTGAGAACATCGCCGTAATaggcctctgtgtgtgtgtgtgtgtgtgtgtgtgtgtgtttagggttaTAATAAGCTACTGAAGGAGCTGTTTGAAGAGGCCGGTTTCCTGAGAAAAGCTCAGCAGCCGAAAGCGGAGGAGAGCACGACGTCTCTCGCACATCGCAGTCTGGAGCAGTGCACGCAGGTCAGACAGGCGCTTTTAAGACTTTTAACACGTCCATCCAGATCCGGTTTTAAACAGACTGATAAACATAATAAGATGCATTTTTGTCAgtcatgcaaaaatgaaacGGCTAGCACTTCCTACGAGCAATCCAAAAAAAACGAATCATGAAATTTATTGTTAActgtatgcatttattgtgcACTGCTTAGAATCAGAGGTTAAATGTGTTTCATAAACGACAGATATGCATCGCATTTCCAATGCAAAATGTATCCGAATTTGAAACTTTAGCTCTAAATACTTTGCGCAGGAGGCATGCAATGCATTCAGCTTCAGATTTGCTTGTGAATccagcatatatttttaacaggATTTTGAAAAGCAGCGAGCAGAGATAGAGCGGCTTCGATCGCTCCTAACGCAACACAACATCTCTTACCAGACAACGACAGGTGAGACATGCATGCACTCGTCATCAAATCATTCACAAACTAAACTGTGCATTGCTAGTGGCCAAACAGGTTAAGTGCACTGACTAAACTCTTCCAGCTCTTTCAGACAGGACACAGGATCAGGGTGCTTCGCCCTTCCGGGACCAGCACCTCCGCGGCGACACCGGTTTTATTGCTGATCTGCATTAACATGCCCAGCAGGATCATACAGGAAAAATGCTACTTTGAGATAATGgtattttatgatgtttaagAGTTTGGCTTTGTTAGGCCTAAGTTGACGACgtattgtgaaaaataaagtttttatgaCATGACACCTCGAGACCAGCCTGAAGGGCCGCTCgcacagaatgtgttttttcagtGGAGTAAAACTACGTAGCGGTG from Puntigrus tetrazona isolate hp1 chromosome 24, ASM1883169v1, whole genome shotgun sequence includes:
- the gnptg gene encoding N-acetylglucosamine-1-phosphotransferase subunit gamma isoform X2 produces the protein MESVYLKLCLYLTALVAVTSGGKMKIVEEPNTFGLNNQLVSQNNRLQAKISPSPVSGPPHLHRLAGKCFNYIEATYKYVFCPFHNMTQHEQSFRWNAYSGILGIWQEWEIQNNTFTGMWMREGDSCGNKNRQTKVLLVCGNSSKLASVSEPQTCVYSVIFETPLVCHSHSLLVYPVLSETLQKEWDEIAQARYEDLITEQGYNKLLKELFEEAGFLRKAQQPKAEESTTSLAHRSLEQCTQDFEKQRAEIERLRSLLTQHNISYQTTTDRTQDQGASPFRDQHLRGDTGFIADLH
- the gnptg gene encoding N-acetylglucosamine-1-phosphotransferase subunit gamma isoform X1, translating into MESVYLKLCLYLTALVAVTSGGKMKIVEEPNTFGLNNQLVSQNNRLQAKISPSPVSGPPHLHRLAGKCFNYIEATYKYVFCPFHNMTQHEQSFRWNAYSGILGIWQEWEIQNNTFTGMWMREGDSCGNKNRQTKVLLVCGNSSKLASVSEPQTCVYSVIFETPLVCHSHSLLVYPVLSETLQKEWDEIAQARYEDLITEQGYNKLLKELFEEAGFLRKAQQPKAEESTTSLAHRSLEQCTQDFEKQRAEIERLRSLLTQHNISYQTTTALSDRTQDQGASPFRDQHLRGDTGFIADLH